The proteins below are encoded in one region of Pseudophryne corroboree isolate aPseCor3 chromosome 8, aPseCor3.hap2, whole genome shotgun sequence:
- the ECH1 gene encoding delta(3,5)-Delta(2,4)-dienoyl-CoA isomerase, mitochondrial, with product MAAVLRGLLRRDLRQVALGLRNMASEGGLASYNYETLKVTSPADHVFHVELHRPDKRNAMNRDFWREMVLCFRALTDDQNCRAVVFSGAGKMFTSGIDLMDLASDFVQPETEDAARNAWGIRKKIVAYQETFSVIEKCTKPVIAAVHNGCIGGGVDLVCACDIRYCTQDSYFQIKEVDVGLAADVGTLQRLPHIIGSRSLANELAFTARKMLSDEALSSGFVSRIFPDKPSLLVAAIDLASEIATKSPIAVQGTKVNLLYSRDHSVQESLDYMASWNMSMLQTQDIIKSAQAVMQKKSLKDVAFSKL from the exons ATGGCTGCTGTACTCAGAGGACTCCTGAGGAGAG ACCTCCGGCAGGTGGCTCTTGGACTACGGAACATGGCATCTGAGGGTGGATTGGCGTCCTATAACTATGAGACGCTGAAAGTAACATCACCGGCCGACCACGTCTTCCATGTGGAGCTACACCGTCCAGACAAGAGAAATGCAATGAACAGAGATTTCTGGAG GGAGATGGTCCTGTGCTTCCGAGCTCTCACAGATGATCAGAATTGCAGAGCTGTTGTTTTTTCTGGAGCTGGGAAAATGTTCACGTCAG GAATCGATCTAATGGACCTGGCCAGTGACTTTGTACAGCCAGAGACAGAAGATGCTGCGAGAAACGCTTGGGGCATACGCAAGAAGATCGTTGCATATCAGGAGACCTTTTCTGTCATAGAGAAG TGCACAAAGCCGGTGATTGCTGCGGTTCACAATGGCTGCATCGGAGGAG GTGTGGATCTCGTCTGCGCCTGTGACATCCGTTACTGCACCCAGGATTCCTATTTTCAAATTAAG gaggtggacgtgggTCTTGCGGCCGATGTAGGAACCTTGCAGCGCCTGCCCCACATAATTGGGAGCAGGAG CCTGGCGAACGAGCTGGCGTTTACTGCTAGGAAGATGTTGTCCGACGAAGCTTTGAGTAGCGGTTTTGTCAG CCGGATTTTCCCTGACAAACCGTCCCTCCTCGTTGCTGCTATTGACCTGGCCTCTGAGATCGCTACCAAGAGCCCTATTGCAGTACAAGGGACCAAAGTGAATTTACTGTATTCTCGGGACCACTCGGTGCAGGAAAGTTTGGACTACATG GCATCCTGGAACATGAGTATGCTTCAGACACAGGATATCATAAAGTCTGCACAGGCCGTAATGCAGAAGAAGTCATTAAAAGACGTCGCATTTTCTAAATTATAA